The following proteins are co-located in the Sebastes umbrosus isolate fSebUmb1 chromosome 24, fSebUmb1.pri, whole genome shotgun sequence genome:
- the eif5b gene encoding eukaryotic translation initiation factor 5B, which produces MRSVQRIRTGTGTGSEPEPDREPENRRGSRMGKKQKKSGEDSAKEEGGVDIDALAAEIEGAGASREIRGKKKKKGGGGAKKDDYDEEEILKELEELSLETQGGKSKKEEEEVESVEPPRPEKKKTRKGKKGGGSPEDEEGDEGEGQADGEQRNGEQKDDNKAAPPAAPLAAPPSDSDDDSGSQSRLKTKGGKKPSVSDQEENKDLKGGGGGKEEDGSEDDDEDLTSRRDRKKKNKGKAAKADSEDEEEAEDGGGGGLKMKTAAQKKAEKKERDKKKKEEDRMKQKKQKEREKEKEGSVEPEKKTVEATPPQVAPPVAAEEEQEGAEPAGEEEAEVEGDKKKKDKKKKKGEKVEKEEKKKGPSKATVKAMQEALAKMKEEEEQAKREEEERLKRLEEMEKQREEQERLELERKEKKKQKEKERKERLKKEGKLLTKAQKDARARAEATLKMLQAQGIEVPTKDSLPKKKPVYGDKRKKKPAAAAATATATATATAIIQTPEETSEVTSPTPETPEPVAMETEAETPAAEPEVKPEAAVDDWEAIATDEEKELKKVHIEVKEDTAAPPQPAGSDEDEDEDDDDEDEDEDDDDEESDEEKEAPTTPTVAVPPPASHGKRRSAKESEDESTESEDDDGRTKDERLYDRAKRRIEKRRAENIKNIDLDRLRSPVVCVLGHVDTGKTKILDKLRHTNVQDGEAGGITQQIGATNVPQETIEEQTRMVKNFDHENLRVPGMLIIDTPGHESFSNLRNRGSSLCDIAILVVDIMHGLEPQTLESINLLKEKKCPFIVALNKIDRLYDWKKSPETDVVATLKKQKKNTKDEFDERVKAVILEFAQQGLNAALFYENKDPRTFVSLVPTSAHSGDGMGNLIALLVELTQTMLARRLAHCDELRAQVMEVKALPGMGTTIDVILINGTLREGETIIVPGVEGPIVTQIRGLLLPPPLKELRVKTQYEKHKEVSTAQGVKILGKDLEKTLAGLPLLVAHKDDEIPVLRDELVRELKQTLSCIKLEEKGVYVQASTLGSLEALLEFLRTSKVPYAGINIGPVHKKDVMKASTMLEHDLQYAVILAFDVKVERESQEMADTLGVRIFWAEIIYHLFDAFTKYREDYKKAKQDEFKHIAVFPVKLKVLPQFIFNSRDPIVMGVTIEAGVLRQGTPLCVPNKGFVDIGIVTSIEMNHKSVDSAKKGQEICIKIEPIPGESPKMYGRHFEATDPLVSKITRASIDALKNWFRDEMTKQDWQLIMELKKTFEII; this is translated from the exons ATGAGATCCGTCCAGCGGATCAGAACTGGAACCGGAACCggatcagaaccagaaccggACCGAGAACCGGAGAACCGCCGCGGCAGCAGGATGGGCAAGAAGCAGAAGAAGTCCGGAgaggacag TGCTAAGGAGGAGGGCGGCGTGGACATCGATGCTCTGGCTGCAGAGATAGAAGGAGCCGGAGCCTCCAGAGAGAtcagagggaagaagaagaagaagggaggaggaggagccaagAAGGATGACTACGA TGAGGAGGAGATCctgaaggagctggaggagttGTCTCTGGAGACTCAGGGAGGAAAATCAAAG aaggaggaggaggaggtggagagcgTGGAGCCTCCCagaccagagaagaagaagaccagGAAGGGGAAGAAAGGAGGAGGCAGCcctgaggatgaggagggtgaTGAAGGAGAAGGTCAGGCTGATGGAGAGCAGAGGAACGGAGAGCAGAAGGACGACAACAAG GCGGCGCCTCCTGCTGCGCCTCTTGCTGCTCCTCCCTCCGACTCTGACGACGACAGCGGATCACAATCTCGCCTCAAAACCAAAGGAGGTAAAAAACCCTCGGTGTCGGACCAAGAGGAGAACAAAGAcctgaaaggaggaggaggagggaaggaggaggacggCTCAGAGGACGACGACGAGGACTTAACCTCCAGGAgagacaggaagaagaagaacaaaggCAAAGCGGCGAAGGCGGACagcgaggacgaggaggaggcggaggatggaggaggaggaggcctcaAGATGAAGACGGCGGCGCAGAAGAAGGCGGAGAAGAAGGAGcgggacaagaagaagaaggaggaggacaggatgaagcagaagaagcagaaggagagggagaaggagaaggagggcaGCGTGGAGCCAGAGAAGAAGACGGTCGAGGCCACGCCCCCTCAGGTAGCGCCACCTGTAGCAGCggaggaggaacaggaaggGGCGGAGCCTGCAGGTGAAG aGGAGGCCGAGGTCGAGggtgacaagaagaagaaagacaagaagaagaagaagggggagAAGgttgagaaggaggagaagaagaagggaccCAGCAAGGCCACAGTGAAGGCCATGCAGGAGGCTCTGGCCAAGATGAAGGAG GAGGAGGAGCAAGccaagagggaggaggaggagcgccTGAAGAGgctggaggagatggagaagcagagggaggagCAG GAGCGCCTGGAgctggagaggaaggagaagaagaagcagaaggagaaggagaggaaggagcgTCTGAAGAAGGAGGGGAAGCTGCTCACTAAAGCCCAGAAGGATGCGCGAGCTCGGGCCGAGGCCACGCTCAAGATGCTGCAGGCCCAGG GTATTGAGGTGCCAACCAAAGACTCGCTGCCAAAGAAGAAGCCGGTTTACGGAgacaagaggaagaagaagcccgccgccgccgccgccaccgccaccgccaccgccactgCCACCGCCATCATCCAGACCCCTGAAG AAACATCAGAGGTGACATCGCCCACCCCGGAGACGCCGGAGCCCGTTGCCATGGAGACGGAAGCTGAGACGCCGGCTGCAGAGCCAG AGGTGAAGCCAGAAGCAGCAGTAGATGACTGGGAGGCCATCGCCACCGATGAGGAgaaag AGCTGAAGAAAGTCCACATCGAGGTGAAGGAAGACACCGCCGCTCCTCCTCAGCCTGCCGGTAGCGACGAAGACGAGGACGAGGATGACGACGATGAGGACGAGGATGAAGACGATGACGACGAGGAAAGCGATGAAGAGAAGGAGGCGCCGACGACGCCGACGGTGGCAGTTCCGCCGCCAGCAAGTCACGGGAAGAGGAGGTCGGCGAAGGAGAGCGAGGACGAGAGCACCGAGAGCGAGGACGACGACGGGAGGACAAAGGATGAGCGGCTGTACGACCGAGCCAAGAGGAGGATTGAg AAACGGCGGGCGGAGAACATAAAGAACATCGACCTGGACAGGCTGAGGTCGCCGGTGGTGTGCGTGCTCGGACACGTAGACACCGGGAAGACCAAGATCCTCGACAAG ctgcgACACACCAACGTGCAGGACGGCGAGGCCGGAGGAATCACTCAGCAGATCGGCGCCACAAACGTCCCGCAGGAGACGATCGAGGAGCAGACGAGGATGGTTAAAAAC TTTGACCATGAAAACCTGAGGGTCCCCGGCATGCTGATCATCGACACGCCAGGACACGAGTCCTTCAG TAACCTGAGGAACAGAGGCAGCTCTCTGTGCGACATCGCCATCCTGGTGGTGGACATCATGCATGGCCTGGAGCCTCAAACGCTCGAGTCCATCAACCTGCTGAAGGAGAAGAAGTGCCCCTTCATCGTGGCCCTCAACAAG ATCGACCGTCTGTACGACTGGAAGAAGAGTCCAGAAACGGACGTCGTGGCCACgctgaagaagcagaagaagaacacCAAGGACGAGTTCGACGAGAGGGTCAAGGCCGTCATTTTGGAGTTCGCTCAGCAG GGTCTCAACGCCGCCTTGTTCTACGAGAACAAAGACCCCCGGACGTTCGTGTCGTTGGTTCCCACCTCGGCCCACAGCGGCGACGGGATGGGGAATCTCATCGCCCTGTTGGTGGAGCTCACCCAGACCATGCTGGCACGCCGGCTGGCGCACTGCGACGAGCTGCGAGCTCAGGTCATGGAG GTCAAAGCGCTGCCCGGGATGGGAACCACGATAGACGTCATCCTGATTAACGGGACACTGCGGGAGGGAGAGACCATCATCGTACCGGGGGTGGAGGGACCAATCGTAACGCAGATCAGAGGgttgctgctgccgccgccgttGAAGGAGCTCAGAGTCAAg acCCAGTACGAGAAGCACAAGGAGGTGTCGACGGCTCAGGGCGTGAAGATTCTGGGTAAAGACCTGGAGAAGACGCTGGCGGGGCTCCCCCTGCTGGTGGCTCACAAGGACGACGAGATCCCCGTCCTGAGG GATGAACTGGTGCGGGAGCTCAAACAGACGCTGAGCTGCATCAAGCTGGAGGAGAAAGGAGTTTACGTCCAGGCATCCACACTGGGATCACTGGAGGCTCTGCTGGAGTTCCTCCGGACATCCAAAGTCCCC TACGCCGGCATCAACATCGGTCCGGTTCATAAGAAGGATGTAATGAAGGCGTCGACGATGCTGGAGCACGACCTACA GTACGCCGTGATCTTGGCGTTCGACGTAAAGGTGGAGCGGGAAAGTCAGGAGATGGCCGACACGCTGGGAGTTCGTATCTTCTGGGCTGAAATCATCTACCATCTGTTCGACGCGTTCACCAAGTACAGAGAGGACTACAAGAAGGCCAAGCAGGACGAGTTCAA GCATATCGCGGTGTTCCCGGTGAAGCTGAAAGTTCTTCCTCAGTTCATCTTCAACTCCAGAGATCCCATTGTGATGGGCGTCACCATCGAGGCCGGCGTCCTGCGACAGGGAACGCCGCTCTGCGTCCCCAATAAAGGG TTCGTGGACATAGGTATCGTCACCAGCATCGAGATGAACCACAAGTCCGTTGACAGCGCCAAGAAAGGCCAGGAGATCTGCATCAAGATCGAGCCCATCCCCGGGGAGTCGCCCAAGATGTACGGACGCCACTTTGAAGCCACCGACCCACTCGTCAGCAag ATCACGCGGGCGTCCATCGACGCTCTGAAGAACTGGTTCAGAGACGAGATGACGAAACAGGACTGGCAGCTCATCATGGAGCTGAAGAAGACCTTCGAGATCATCTGA